The following are encoded in a window of Gammaproteobacteria bacterium genomic DNA:
- a CDS encoding response regulator transcription factor: MAPFSSPPTVFIVDDDPGMLDSVRLLLESAALFTECHCSARSFLETYRAHRPGCLILDVRMPEMSGLELQELLAVRSVNIPIIFITGHGDVPMSVNAMKSGALDFLEKPFDDETLVFCVRQALEHDARAREVEAQNSSVAVRLSRLTEREQEVMSLVVTGRSNKEIALKLSCSHRTVEVHRSRLMAKMEAHTLPELVSMAAICGLDTLQISS; this comes from the coding sequence ATGGCGCCATTTAGTTCGCCACCGACTGTCTTTATCGTCGATGACGATCCCGGGATGCTGGATTCCGTCAGGCTGCTGCTCGAATCGGCGGCGCTGTTCACGGAGTGTCACTGTAGCGCGCGCAGCTTTCTGGAAACCTACCGGGCACACCGGCCCGGCTGTCTGATCCTGGATGTGCGCATGCCCGAAATGAGCGGACTGGAGTTGCAGGAACTGCTCGCGGTAAGAAGCGTTAACATACCAATCATCTTCATCACGGGCCATGGCGACGTACCGATGTCGGTCAACGCCATGAAGTCTGGCGCGTTGGATTTTCTGGAAAAACCTTTCGATGACGAAACCCTGGTGTTTTGCGTACGGCAGGCGCTGGAGCATGACGCGCGCGCGCGCGAGGTGGAGGCGCAGAATTCCTCGGTGGCGGTGCGCTTGTCGCGCCTGACCGAACGTGAACAAGAGGTGATGAGCCTGGTGGTCACCGGCCGGTCGAACAAAGAGATAGCCTTGAAGCTGAGTTGCAGTCATCGCACGGTCGAGGTACATCGCTCCCGGCTGATGGCCAAAATGGAGGCGCATACGCTCCCG